DNA sequence from the Cystobacter ferrugineus genome:
TCTACGTCTGCTCGGAACCGCCTCCCGACTTCCTGCGCAGCGTGGTGACCTCGGCGGGGGGCCGGGTGCAGATCAACGACGAGCCGGTCTCCGTGTACGAAGGACCCATCGGTACCCCGGAGGATCTCGCGGAAGACGCCTTCCGGAGGCTCGCGTACCGGGTGGCCCATGAACGGGAGGCGTCCCTGGACGAGGGCCTCCTGTCAGCGCTGCAGGAGGAATACGCCCAGCAGCCCGGCGCGGAGGAGGACGAGCCCGGGTATTGGACGCGCGTCGTCGAGCTGGCGGCGGTGACCGGAGAGCTCCTGCGGGCCCGTCATGGTGGGCGGTGGGCCGCGGCCCAGGACATGGCGACGATGCCCTTTGCCTTCCGCCTCGGGGGGGAGGGCGCGTCGCCCGCGATCGTCAACGTGGTGGGCAAGGCCGAGCGGTTCCTGACGAACGGGGAGCGCGACAGCCTCGTGCTCCTGCTGCGCATGGCGGAGGACCAGTCCCTCCTCGCGGCCTCCGAGCCCAGGCCCGTGCTGTTCACGCTCAAGCCCTCGGACTGGAGCGTGCGCGACCGGGTGCTCTGCCGGCCCCTGTTCGACGCGCAGACCCGTGCCGACGTGCCGCTCCTGGCCTATGGGGAAGATCTGCCGAACTCGTTCTCCCTCTTCAAGCGGGGCGGCTCCCGGGATGGGGAACTGGATGCGCTGCATGCCCAGGCGCTCGAGAACCTGAAGGCCGTCTCCGTGGAGATCGACGAGCACGGCGAGGGCCCCCAGCGGGTGCTCGCCGTGTCGGGCCACTTCTTCGCCGCCGAGAAGGTGCTGGACGTGCCCTTCATGCGCGCCATGCACGAGCGCCTCGGCAGCCAGGTGCTCCTGGCGGCGGTGCCCCGCAAGGGGTTGCTCCTGCTCACCAGCGCGCTCGTGGAGCCCCCGTTCACGGCGGAGTTCCTCGGCCTGTGCGAGGAGCAGTACGCGAATCAGGACTCCGCGCCCATCTCCCCGACGCCCCTGGTCATCCAGGACGGGGAGATCCGCGGCTTCGTCCAGATGGGCGATGAAGCGCCAACCCCTTCCCCGTCGGAGGAGCCGTCCCGGACGGGACCCACGGGGGGACTGAAGAACTGAGGGGGCGCCCCGCGTCCCCTGCTCGGAGCCGCGGGGCGTACCGCTTCAGCGGCTCAGGACGGCGTGGGCTCGCTGGAGCCCTCGGGGGCCGAGCCCTCGGCGGAGGCGCTCGCGGCATCGTCGGACTCGGACGGCTCGTCGTCCTCGTCGGGCACGGGCGCGTCTCCCCGGGCCTCGGCCGCCTGCTGCTCCTTGACCTGGTCGTCGCTCATGAAGCCGATGGGCGAGTCCTTGCGGTTGAGGAAGCGCACCGACTTCTTCGAGATGGCGAACATCTGCTCGGCCACGGCCGCGGGCACCAGCGAGTGCTCGATCTGCGCCGGCTCGGGGCGCTCCACCACGCCGAGCGTGCCGTCCTCGAGCTGCTTGGCCTGTGCCTCGGTCAGCTCCAGGCGGCGCAGCTTCCCCTTGCGCGTCATGAAGTAGAAGACGGTGGCGCCGACGTCCACGGGCACCTGCCCGCCGTACACCAGCTCGCGCAGCTTCTTGTCCAGCTCCACCTGCTTCTTGGACTCCATGCGCTGGGCGGCCTTGGAGCCCGGCAGGGGCGGCAGCTTGGGCACGGGGCGGCTGGCCGCCTCCGCCTGGGGAGGACGCCCTCCCTGCGGCCGACCGGCACCTTGCGGACGGAAGCCACCCTGCGGCCGTCCAGAGCCCTGCGGACGTCCTCCTCCTCCCGGCCCCTCGCGGCGGGGCGGACGCTCGTCCCGGCCCCGGTGCTCACGCGGTGGGCGCTCCTCGCGCTCGCCTCGGGGCGGGCCCGAGCGCTGGGCCGACGGCTCGGACGGGGGGCGGGGGGCCTTCGCGGCCGTGGTTTCGGACTTCTTCGCCTGGTCCTCGGAGACCAGGCCGGCCTTCAAGAGCTTGTCACGCAGGTTCTGCATACGGCGTCTTCTATCTCGTACAGTGCCGGGCGCAAAGCCGTCCCTTGCCCCTCTTGTACCTCCTTCGTAATTTGGGCAACCCCCTCGTCTGGCAGTTGGAGGACCCGTGACCCGTTTTTCTCCGTCCGTCGTCGCCGCCGTCCTGGCGCTCTCCGCCTCGGCGTGTCGTCCGGACGAAGTCGACCGTGCGGCCAAGGCGCGCATCTTCTCCCCCGAGGATCCGCCCAAGGTGGTGGCCTCGGCGGCCGAGAAGCTCAACCCCCAGGACGTGGCGGACAACCCCCGGGTGGCGCGTCGCATCCTGTCCATGGATGCCGCCGAGGTGACCGAGCGGCTCGGGCCCCATGCCTACACGGCCACCATCACCACCGAGTGGACGGGGGCGCAGAACAGCGGCTCGAACAGGCTCACCGAGACGCGCACCTTCCGCGCGGGCCCCGGCGGCGTGGGCGGGGACTTCCATGGTGTGATGGAGAACAGTCGCGACCAGGGCCTGGAGGTGATGCGCGTGGGGGGCAAGGTGTACGCCCGCAACCGCTACGGCGTCTTCCGGCAGCGGCTGCGTGACCGGGGCATGGCCGAGCGCACGCGCTCCGAGCTCACCGGCGCCATCCGCGACATGGACGTGCTCTTCCGGGACCGGCTGCACCTGGCGGCCCAGGGCACCGTCACCTACGAGGGCCGCACCGCCTGGCGCTACCAGGTGAGCCTGGGACCCGAGGGCAACACGGGCACCCAGCCCGTCGTGCTGCCCGCGCTCGCCACGCCCAAGGGCGGCCGTGACGAGACCACCCGCCGCCGCCTGGCTTTCTTCGAGCACCGCGTCCCCCAGTCGCTCAGCGGCGAGGTGTTCGTGGATGCCGCCACCTCCGTCGTCCTCAAGGTCCGCCTCGACGGCCGTGTCTCCGTGCCCGCCAATGACGCCGCAGGTCTGGCCGAGCTGCGCATGGTGTTGGAGTCCGCCGTGACTGAAATCGGGAAGGATCCCAAGCTGCAGGCGCCGGAGAACTTCCTGCCGGACGCGGACAAGCCGCAGGGCATCGCGGACGCACTGGATCGCTTCGGGATTCCGCGCAATAAGCCCGAGGGCTCCACGCCGGGCGCGGCCCCCGCCCCGGAGGATCCTCCGGACGAGCCGTAGTGCCGCCGGGGGGGGTCGCTGCCCCCTCCCTCCCCCTGTCCCAAGCCGCGCCGACCCGGGATTGGACCTGGGAACTAGGACCCGGGTCTCATGCTCCGGGGTAGGGAGGCGTGTGCTTCGCTACAGACAGGCATCGGGATGTTGGAAGAAAATTTGACCCTCCTCTTGCGATCTCTACAATCCTCGTCGGTTGCGGCTCGGACGCGTCCGACATGATCGGATGTTCAGGGTCGATCGCAAGGGAGTGGACATGGAGCGCAAGGTCAGCGGTAGCACGACGGTGACGGCCAAGGAGGTCAAGGTAGCGCTGGAGAAGGCGCGGACCCTGGCCCCCGAGGAGGAGAAGGTGCTGCGCATGCGGCACGGCGCCGGAGCCGCCAGCAAGACCGCGCCGCTTCCGCGGGCCGCGGGCCAGAACGAGGAGCTGGGCGATGAGCTGCTGCTCATCGAGATGCAGCTCATGAAGGCCATGCGCGAGCGCACGGGCCAGACGAAGACGGCCAGCAACAAGCCCCAGACGGCCGCGAGCGCGAAGGCGACGAAGGAGAAGATCGTCCGCGCCCTGAAGAAGAAGCCGTAGCCGGTACCCGAGGGGGGGATTCCCGAGAAGGCGCTCAGCGATTGAGCAGGGCCACGAGGCGGTCACCCGCCTCGGGGAGCGCCAGTTTTTTGCCTGAGATCTCCTGGGACAGTGTTTCGGCGTCGTCGGTGCCACCCCGGGCGAAGAGGCCCTGGAGCCACTGGCGCGCGGAGGGATTGCGCCACCAGTCCTCGTTGAAGCGTCCGGTGAGGGACGGGGTGAGCCGTGCCTCCAGCGCCCAGCCGCGCAGGTAGCGCGTCACGTAGAGTTGCGGGTCCACGTCGAAGAGGAAGAAGCCGCGATGGGGCTCGACGAAGAGCGCCTGGCGCTGGGTGTCGACGTACTCCTCTGCGCGCTCGGACGAGGGCCCACTGGTGCGCAGCGACAGCTCGTAGCCGAGCCGGGCGCAGTGCCGGCGCAACACGGTGAGGGCCTGGAAGGCCGCCATGCGGGCCGCGTCGCGTGCCGGGGAGGTGGGCAGTCGCGCGTAGCGCTTGAGCCACTCCTCGTCCATCAGCAGCCGCTCGAAGAGGGTCGCGAAGCCCTCCGTCACCGAGGCGTCGCCCAGGCGGCGCAGCTCCAGCGGGAGTTGCTCCGACACGTGGGCGTGGTGCAGCGCGTGTCCGTACTCGTGCAGCAGGCTGCCCAGGGCATCGAGCCCCGCGTGCGGCTGGAGCACCAGGCGCACCTCGTGCGGCACGCGCACCGAGGCGGTGATGGGGCGCGCCACCTTGCCGGGCCGTGTCTCGTCGTCCAGGCGGATGCGGCCTTCGGCGGACGGGTGGAAGCCCCACTCGCCGAGCCAGCGGATGACGGCGGGCAGCCCATCCTCGCGTCGGAAGAAGGCATGCATCCACGGCACCTGGGTGGCGGCGCGCAGGTCATGCCGTCGCGCGTTGCCCGTGGGCAGCGGCCGCAGCGTGGGCTCCACCTTCTTGAGCACGTAGGAGAGCACGTCCCGGTAGGCGTCCTCGGTGGCGCGCAGCGTCTGGGCGGCGGCCTCGGCGAGCGGCTGGAGCGCGATGCCGGAGACGTCCTCGCGCAGGGCGAGGTAGCTCGGGGCGCCGAGCTTCTCGGCGACGCGGAAGGTGGCCTCGTGGCGGGCGCCGTAGCGGCCCCGGTTGTCCCAGAGGAAGCCGCCCGCGGCGTTCTCGAGCACGGCGCGCCGGGTGCGATTGCCCTCGTGGGGAATCTGTCCGAGCACCTCTCCGAAGGAGAGCACCCCGTCGTCCACGGGGATGCTCGAGCGGGTTTCGAGCTGGGCGATGGCCTCGGCCTCGGGGGCGGCGAGGGCCTCCTCGACCTGGGTGGCGATGAAGTCGCGCAGGAGTCGCAGGCGGCGCACCGCGAGCAGGTCTCCCTTGGCCTGGGCCTTGGGGACGGCCTCGGTGGCGGCGGCGAAGGCCTCGGCGGAGGCGATCTCCGGCGAGTCCTCATAGAGCTCGCGGAGGGAGAACTCCTGGGGGCGGCCAGCGGCCGAGCGCCAGACGGAGGTGGCCAGCGCGGCGAGGAAGTCGTCCAGGTTCTCGCGAAGAAGGGGAAGGGGACGGTCCATGCCCCTTCTCATACTCCAGAGACCAGGGCCTGGCATTCCCTTCGCCATATGCGCCCTCGTTGGGCTGCATGGACATTCTGGTCATGGACGGAACACTCCGTATGCTGCTGTGGGGTAGATGCTGGCCACGCGCCAAGGCTTCCTGTTGCGCTCTGAGCGGGTGTGCCCATGCCCTATAACCCGAACTTCAATCTCGACGCCGTGTTGGAAACGCTGGGAACCGTGAACAATGGATTCGCGGAGGGCTCACCGGAAGATGAATCGCTGCGGATCGCCGCGGTTGCATTGCTCTATGTTCGAGACATCCAGAAGCTGGATGAGTACCGGGATTACTTCCAGCGATTCTTCACCCACCGGCCCGTGATTGCCGCGCACGTCTTCGCGACCCGGACGGACGCGGACGCCTGGCTCGTCAGTGGAAAGGCTCGGGATGGCGAGTTGGTCAACATCGCGGGCCAGGGGTTCACGGTCATCCAGGCTCTGCACGGACTGAAGTTCATCCGGACTCCCCTGCCAGAAGAGCAGAGCGGTAGGACTCCTCTCGGGTGATCTGGAGCCTCTGGACTCCAGATCCGCGCCGGAGAAATCACGAAGCCGACGGTTTGGGCGAGGGGTGGTAGCCGGCTTCGCCGTAGGGGCGCAGCCGATCCATCCAGAGCGCTTCCAGGACGCGCAATTCCTCGCCAAGGTCCGTGCCCGGCTCCTTCGGCGGTTCCAGGACGTCGAGCACCTCGAAGGAGAAGGCCTCGGCGCCGAGCCGGTTCCAGTCCTCCTGCAGGGCGGGGTATTTGCGGTGCATGCCTTGCGTCAGCTCGAAGCGCAGGCGGTTGAGCGCTCCGGGCAGGTTGAGGGCCGAGCCCACCATCACCTTGCCTTGGGGGAGGTTGCGCACGGCGAACACGCCCATGGCAGGGGGGTTTTCCTTGTAGGCGCGCTTCAATTCCGAACGGCGCGACGGCGCACCGCTCGGGGCGGAGGAATCGTTCGAGGACATGAGATGCTTTCGGAGAGGAGTGGAGGACGCGCGTGCTTCAGTGCGCGTAGCCGAGGGCGATGAGCTTGGACTCCAGCCGGGCCCGCGCGGCGTCGTCCGCCGGCTCCACCCAGTTGAAGCCGATGCGCTGCCAGTCTGGATCCGTGGCATCCACGCCGAGCGCGCGCAGGAAGGTGTGCTCGCAGACGAAGAACTGCTGACGGAAGGGAAAGAGCCAGCCGCCGTGGGCGAGCAGGGACTCGCGCGCCTGGGCGTAGGTGGAGAACCAGCGCTTGAGGTCGCCGCCTCCCTCCCGGGTGAAGAAGGCTTCCGTGTCGAAGCGCCGCGGAGCCGTCTCCCGCGCGTGCTTCAGCTCCCGCCACGAGGCATGGCCCTGCTCACGGGCGATGACCGCGAGCGCGTGCTTGTGGCTCACCTGCTCCTTGCGCGCGAGCAGCTCGTCCGGGGACAGCCCCGCGTAGACGGGCAGGGTGCACAGCCTCTGCGCGGCCCGCGTCGCGCGCGACGCGTCGGC
Encoded proteins:
- a CDS encoding DUF2058 family protein translates to MQNLRDKLLKAGLVSEDQAKKSETTAAKAPRPPSEPSAQRSGPPRGEREERPPREHRGRDERPPRREGPGGGGRPQGSGRPQGGFRPQGAGRPQGGRPPQAEAASRPVPKLPPLPGSKAAQRMESKKQVELDKKLRELVYGGQVPVDVGATVFYFMTRKGKLRRLELTEAQAKQLEDGTLGVVERPEPAQIEHSLVPAAVAEQMFAISKKSVRFLNRKDSPIGFMSDDQVKEQQAAEARGDAPVPDEDDEPSESDDAASASAEGSAPEGSSEPTPS
- a CDS encoding peptidase M3 encodes the protein MDRPLPLLRENLDDFLAALATSVWRSAAGRPQEFSLRELYEDSPEIASAEAFAAATEAVPKAQAKGDLLAVRRLRLLRDFIATQVEEALAAPEAEAIAQLETRSSIPVDDGVLSFGEVLGQIPHEGNRTRRAVLENAAGGFLWDNRGRYGARHEATFRVAEKLGAPSYLALREDVSGIALQPLAEAAAQTLRATEDAYRDVLSYVLKKVEPTLRPLPTGNARRHDLRAATQVPWMHAFFRREDGLPAVIRWLGEWGFHPSAEGRIRLDDETRPGKVARPITASVRVPHEVRLVLQPHAGLDALGSLLHEYGHALHHAHVSEQLPLELRRLGDASVTEGFATLFERLLMDEEWLKRYARLPTSPARDAARMAAFQALTVLRRHCARLGYELSLRTSGPSSERAEEYVDTQRQALFVEPHRGFFLFDVDPQLYVTRYLRGWALEARLTPSLTGRFNEDWWRNPSARQWLQGLFARGGTDDAETLSQEISGKKLALPEAGDRLVALLNR
- a CDS encoding GIY-YIG nuclease family protein — translated: MGVFAVRNLPQGKVMVGSALNLPGALNRLRFELTQGMHRKYPALQEDWNRLGAEAFSFEVLDVLEPPKEPGTDLGEELRVLEALWMDRLRPYGEAGYHPSPKPSAS